The Malus domestica chromosome 06, GDT2T_hap1 genome has a segment encoding these proteins:
- the LOC139187640 gene encoding protein LEO1 homolog, with translation MRFMPSSLTSNSHRLLTALVDSRHKKVYKVKNCVTDIDPEREKEEKERAESQNIRANLLLNRKKEKVSRKYTTTGDRRRQLSPGFLEDALDEHNQMLRRIAFLFMTFEENSHFHFFMGVLITSDFPDEEPNYHKSRRSRRHMEEDFEMEARREKRILNAKKTDEEDEEPRRKMAEDSEPEYEDSEEHHDAEVNDASEEEEAEGCPSSV, from the exons ATGAGGTTTATGCCGTCATCCTTGACATCAAATTCACATCGTTTGCTGACTGCTCTGGTTGATTCTCGACATAAAAAAGTATACAAGGTCAAGAACTGCGTTACTGACATCGATCCTGAGAGAgaaaaggaggagaaagaaagg GCTGAAAGTCAAAATATCAGAGCTAATTTACTTCTTAAtcggaagaaggagaaggtgaGCCGAAAGTATACAACAACTGGAGACAGGAGGCGCCAACTTTCACCTGGTTTCTTGGAAGATGCTCTTGATGAG CATAATCAAATGCTAAGACGTATAGCTTTCCTGTTTATGACATTTGAAGAAAATTCTCATTTTCACTTTTTTATGGGTGTG CTGATCACTTCTGATTTTCCGGATGAAGAACCAAATTATCACAAGTCTCGTCGTTCTCGCCGCCATATGGAGGAGGATTTTGAAATGGAAGCTCGAAGAGAGAAACGCATTTTGAATGCTAAGAAG ACTGATGAGGAAGATGAGGAGCCTCGACGTAAGATGGCTGAGGATTCAGAGCCAGAGTATGAAGATTCGGAAGAGCATCATGATGCCGAGGTTAATGATGCatcagaggaggaggaggctgaGGGATGTCCCTCCTCTGTTTAG